A region of the Ailuropoda melanoleuca isolate Jingjing unplaced genomic scaffold, ASM200744v2 unplaced-scaffold11006, whole genome shotgun sequence genome:
ATATTCCACAAAAAAACAGGTCATCAAGGAATGTTTTCTACATTGAACAATATCCTTCATAGAGATCATACCATTTTCCTGGTATGCAAAAACACCTGCAGGCAGTTCTCACTTTAAatagaatcatttttttctcaatcttGCTACATTAATATGCCCTATAAAATGATGTTAGCTTTTCCACAGCACCTTGGAACATTATTATGTACCCttggcagaaaataaaagcatgactTTATCTCTGATCTGCTTGGTCTTCACTCCATAGACAATGGGGTTGAGTGCAGGTGGGATAACAATGTAGAGGTTGGCAAACATGATGTGGAAAGTGCGGGAGACATTGTGTCCAAAGCGATGGGCAAGGATGGAGAAAAAGGCAGGTGTATAGAACATGAGGATGACACAGACATGGGAACCACAGGTGCCAAGGGCCTTGTGGCGGGCATCCCGGGACGGGAGGCGGAAGACCGCACAGAGGATGAGGGTGTAGGAGACAGCAATGAGAATCACATCTGAGATGACCGTCATGATGGGAACACAAAAGCCATACCAGATGTTGATGGAGATGTCCGCACAGGCGAGCCGGGCAACACCTATGTGCTCACAGTATGTGTGCGGGATGATGCGTGTCCTGCAGAAAGGGAGACGTATGAGCAGGAATACAACTGGCAGGATGACGCAGAAGCTTCGAAAGGAGATGCCCACTGCAATCTTGCTGATGGTCTTGGGGGTCAAGATAGTGGTGTATCTCAGAGGGGAGCAGATGGCCACGTAGCGGTCAAACGCCATGGCCAGCAAGACGGCTGAATCTAGGACAAAGGTATAGTGGAGGAAGAACATTTGTGTGAGACACCCTGGGAATGTGATTTCTCGAGCCCCGAGCCAAAAGATACTGAGTGTTTTGGGAACACCAGATGTGGATAGGACGAGGTCAGTCATGGCCagcatggagagaaagaagaacatgGGTTCATGAAGGCTACGCTCCACCACAATGAGGTAGAGAAGGGTGCAGTTTCCCACGAGGGCCACAATGTAGATGACACAGAAGGGAATCCCAATCCACACATGGCATTGCTCCAGCCCTGGGATCCCCACCAGAATGAAGAGGCCTGGGTTGTCATTGCTCAGGTTGAAAACGATCATGGTAGAACACGATGACACAAGTCCCAGGCCCTGAAAACAGAGGGTAGTAGAGGATAGAGTTAGGGTCCCTTGAGTCACTCTCACTTCCAGCTACTCATCATTATTGACTCCTAAACATAAGGAGACCATATCAGTTATCCACAGTAGAACACCGTTGAAGAAAATATAGGCTGGTATTAAAACAACTGCAGGCAACTGGCATATAAACCAGGATCGTCTCAGATCCATGGAGACATAGAGTCATTCTACCTCAAGAGAATATATTCTTTCTTCTGGCCACCTCTGCTGATTTACACAACTTTTCCAGGCAGCCTTCCAGACTGGCTGCAATCACTCTTCTCGTGATATAGTTTCCCTCTGATACAAGTTCAAAAGGACAGAGTAGACTTTTTCATGGTCTGGTGGATTATATTTTACGTGACTTTATGGATATTGTTGATTAAGATCTACTTGGTTATTGAGTTCCGTTTTTTTGGCTCCCCGATGCCTGTAGCTCTTTGATTTAGAGGTGAACAAGTCTTCATTGCCGTCCAAAACCCTAATTCAGTGAAGAAGCATTAGCTGGAATCTACACTATCTGGATAACACGCgtaaatgtaaattagaaaagtTTGACATAGCTAAAACTCACAAGCCGCTGTTCCActaaaggcaaacaaacaaaacatcatttttaagCACTGTATACACTATACGGCTCCCCAATTTCCTTGTGAACGTATATACTGTTAGATAGACAAATGGACCCCAAGATACAAGCATACACCAATCCGTACTATCTCAGACATACTCGGTACGACTGAAGGGGAGTAGACTTCCTCTCAGACGTTTTACCGTCATATATTTACCCACAATTAATCCTACACAAACATGAACTCTTCACTCCACTGTCTCTCTGTttcatacatacatgcacacactgtGCGCACATGGGCACACACCCAACACTCACAGATACACTCTACACACACCATACCCTCAGATGcacatgaaaaatagaaagaacataTGTCATGACTGGATTTTGGAACTGCTGTTTCTTGCGTAAATCCCCAGACTTTTTACTTGGAGAGTGGCTCTTTTAAAGACGAACTTCCCATAGCTTCTTCCTTCTCCGGCAATGTGTTCGAATGAAAGCTATTTCTGAGCACACATCGCCAACCACGCAGCCAGGCCAGCGCTCCCCAGGGCAGCACTGACAGGAAGCTTGTGATGGTCACGTTCCTCCACCTCTGAGGCCTGACTGCGAGAGCTCACGCTCTGCCCCCTGCGGCCCCCACATTTTCAATCATTCTTAGACCCAGCTCGCCAGACCCACATCTGCTAGACCAACACTCACACTCTCCACTCTTCTGCTTTTGGTAAAAC
Encoded here:
- the LOC100477749 gene encoding olfactory receptor 52H1, with protein sequence MIVFNLSNDNPGLFILVGIPGLEQCHVWIGIPFCVIYIVALVGNCTLLYLIVVERSLHEPMFFFLSMLAMTDLVLSTSGVPKTLSIFWLGAREITFPGCLTQMFFLHYTFVLDSAVLLAMAFDRYVAICSPLRYTTILTPKTISKIAVGISFRSFCVILPVVFLLIRLPFCRTRIIPHTYCEHIGVARLACADISINIWYGFCVPIMTVISDVILIAVSYTLILCAVFRLPSRDARHKALGTCGSHVCVILMFYTPAFFSILAHRFGHNVSRTFHIMFANLYIVIPPALNPIVYGVKTKQIRDKVMLLFSAKGT